A window from Chrysemys picta bellii isolate R12L10 chromosome 2, ASM1138683v2, whole genome shotgun sequence encodes these proteins:
- the LOC135981944 gene encoding zinc finger MYM-type protein 1-like: MKEHLRKITDHETQVHYLGKNMQNELIQILANAIKNKIVEAAHSGKYFSIILDGTPDVSHVEQMMMIFLIVDMKKSADEDNVEVLIKKHFLGFVPLTETTGAFMAETILQELEIVSLSVENLCGQGYDKGSNMKGKDNGVQRRMMEINPSAVFIPCSAHSLNLVVNDAASCLEASSFFDLVQGVYVFFSGEILTCHVNSLTVKSLSQTRWENPIDALKPLCYELGNIYDALIEISDDTTFTGSSGNMAHSDAEALANGLSKFKFVTSLILWHNILFEINLTSKQLQEKNLNIHSAIQKLQQTKNILEEFRSDERFKRTLVDSLKLAEEIDFPTEFEPEPVHIRQKK, from the coding sequence atgaaggagcatctacgtaaaataactgatcatgaaacacaggttcattacttaggaaaaaatatgcagaatgaactgattcaaatcctagcaaatgccattaaaaataaaattgtagaagctgcccattctggaaaatacttttcaataatactggacggtacaccagatgtgagtcatgttgaacaaatgatgatgatctttctTATTGTGGATATgaaaaagtctgcagatgaagataatgttgaagtgctcataaagaaacattttttggGTTTCGTACCACTGACGGAgacgactggagcatttatggctgaaactattctacaagagcttgaaatagtttcattatctgttgaaaacttatgtGGCCAAGGGTATGATAAGgggagtaatatgaagggtaaagacaatggtgtgcaaaggagaatgatggaaatcaatcctagcgCCGTTTTCATTCCTTGCAGTGctcattctctgaatttggttgtcaatgatgctgctagctgtttggaggcaagcagtttctttgatcTGGTGCAAGGTGTTTATGTGTTTTTCTCAGGTGAGATTCTGActtgccatgtgaattctctaactgtgaaatcacttagtcagacaagatgggagaatcccattgatgctttgaagcctctttgctatgaacttggaaacatttatgatgccctaattgaaatttctgatgatactacctttactggatcatctggcaatatggcacattcagatgcagaagctcttgcaaatggcctttccaagttcaaatttgtgacttcactcattttgtggcataatatccttttcgagattaacctcactagtaagcagcttcaggaaaagaacttgaacatacattctgctattcaaaaactgcagcaaactaaaaatattctggaggaattcagaagtgatgaaagGTTCAAAAGAACACTAGTAGATTCTCTcaagcttgctgaagaaatagactttccaacagaatttgaaccagaacCAGTTCACATTCGGCAAAAGAAATAG